From the genome of Lotus japonicus ecotype B-129 chromosome 6, LjGifu_v1.2, one region includes:
- the LOC130725739 gene encoding uncharacterized protein LOC130725739, translating into MEKLQIGNIQGKKKGESVVEAQISDLGYDWEGRPPQKPPDSDRHTVAHRARTAAAKLETHGAPASGRRGKVVEGAQHLTARDGERQEQNGLGIFFLLMGLAQQGKEIKTKEFCSLPAKRRKEKNIVDLLFNIEHQGPIEFHTTGFTGSGHTGGSDWDWVKGPKENGSIAKPELPEEDGEEVAEGNVLAREVNEQEEGHDGELSLRNFNNPAVAMVVAEVSFFSGTSLYRNQKPGGSPPTRICQVVVASMRKHRFQSPENVKYNEFGTEGRSRDKLFGLVTSRDEIPELWKLDEVIDLRAPRGSNKLVPQIKESTKVPVLGHADGICSVYVDRSANNNMEKQTVRDADTDYPAAGNAMETLLGHKGLSCIGGLNELTLELHREGVQLFGRTKASALLKISETSTFHLEDSSIACTVVIAEGVSAAIDHINNHGSAHTECMVTEDSELAETFIRQADSAAAFHTTSTRFGVGRVLGNTSSQDLRIIANLHCLVPNICEAQEMNLFVLRVLEYLQMDLSNLLPGFSFASDVPKAASVSKNLRPLLSYAESLITNFLNEEDVHLLRVLLGESQSLFTSPGIGRNEVQDNELEELSWDKFSQLVNKHYQEAHSVVRCSSLIQEEPSVLGKKGGKLKERMSETSLCPSTGQFDEATWEDNITIKSQFPSFNLEDKVDLSAGGIVRPWDFQAGPNVTKEPLIHYSTKEYG; encoded by the coding sequence ATGGAGAAGTTGCAGATCGGCAacattcaagggaagaagaagggaGAATCAGTCGTGGAGGCTCAGATCAGCGATTTAGGGTACGATTGGGAGGGGCGGCCACCACAAAAACCGCCGGACTCAGATCGTCACACGGTAGCGCACCGAGCGCGTACGGCGGCGGCGAAATTAGAGACCCACGGCGCGCCGGCATCGGGAAGGAGAGGGAAGGTTGTGGAAGGCGCACAACATCTCACCGCAAGAGATGGGGAACGTCAAGAGCAAAACGGGTTGGGtatatttttccttttaatgGGCCTGGCCCAACaaggaaaagaaataaaaaccaaGGAGTTCTGCTCACTGCCAGCAAAAAGAAGGAAGGAAAAGAATATAGTGGATTTACTATTTAACATAGAGCACCAAGGCCCAATAGAATTCCACACAACCGGATTTACGGGGTCGGGTCACACAGGAGGATCCGATTGGGACTGGGTCAAAGGACCAAAGGAAAACGGGTCTATAGCAAAACCAGAATTACCTGAGGAAGACGGTGAAGAAGTTGCAGAGGGAAACGTTCTTGCCAGAGAGGTAAACGAACAAGAAGAAGGTCATGATGGAGAGCTGAGTCTGAGGAATTTTAACAATCCAGCAGTGGCTATGGTTGTTGCAGAGGTGAGTTTCTTTTCTGGAACGAGCTTGTATCGGAATCAGAAGCCTGGAGGCAGCCCCCCCACACGTATATGCCAGGTGGTAGTGGCATCCATGAGAAAGCACAGATTTCAATCACCTGAGAATGTCAAATACAACGAATTTGGGACAGAGGGTAGGTCTCGTGACAAACTTTTTGGTCTTGTGACTTCAAGAGATGAAATTCCAGAGCTATGGAAGCTTGATGAAGTGATAGATCTTAGGGCTCCTAGAGGCAGTAATAAGCTTGTTCCTCAAATCAAGGAATCAACAAAAGTTCCTGTTCTTGGACATGCTGATGGAATTTGTAGTGTATATGTTGACAGGTCTGCTAATAATAATATGGAAAAGCAGACTGTTAGGGATGCAGATACTGATTACCCCGCAGCTGGCAATGCAATGGAAACTCTTCTGGGACACAAGGGACTGTCATGTATTGGTGGACTTAATGAGCTCACCCTTGAACTCCATCGTGAAGGTGTTCAGCTGTTTGGCAGAACAAAAGCCAGTGCCTTGCTAAAAATTTCTGAGACGAGCACTTTTCATCTTGAGGACAGCTCAATTGCTTGCACGGTTGTAATTGCAGAAGGTGTGTCTGCGGCCATTGACCACATCAATAACCATGGAAGTGCTCATACTGAATGCATGGTTACAGAAGACTCTGAATTGGCTGAGACTTTCATTAGACAAGCTGACAGTGCTGCTGCATTCCACACTACAAGCACACGATTTGGTGTTGGGCGGGTTCTGGGTAATACTTCATCACAGGATCTACGAATCATTGCAAATCTTCATTGTTTGGTTCCCAACATATGTGAAGCACAAGAGATGAACCTTTTTGTTCTCAGGGTCCTGGAATACTTGCAAATGGATCTATCTAATTTGCTGCCTGGGTTTTCGTTTGCTTCTGATGTTCCTAAAGCTGCCTCTGTCAGCAAGAATCTACGCCCTTTACTAAGTTATGCAGAATCTTTGATTACGAACTTTCTAAATGAGGAGGATGTACATCTTCTAAGGGTGTTGCTTGGCGAATCACAATCATTATTCACTTCTCCTGGCATTGGGAGAAATGAGGTTCAGGATAACGAATTGGAAGAGTTATCTTGGGATAAGTTTTCTCAACTCGTCAACAAACATTATCAGGAGGCTCATAGTGTAGTGCGATGCTCATCACTTATACAAGAAGAACCTTCTGTACTTGGTAAGAAAGGGGGCAAGTTGAAGGAGAGAATGTCTGAGACTTCTTTATGTCCAAGCACAGGCCAGTTCGATGAAGCTACTTGGGAAGACAACATCACTATCAAGAGTCAATTCCCATctttcaaccttgaggacaaggttgatCTTTCAGCAGGTGGTATTGTTAGGCCCTGGGATTTCCAAGCAGGCCCAAATGTCACTAAGGAGCCTTTGATTCATTATTCAACCAAGGAATATGGATAG
- the LOC130724562 gene encoding protein FAR1-RELATED SEQUENCE 7-like, translating to MAVEEHPVGTRLAMNNGTGEAEMDFSGELRIGLEFDSADDALMFYTSYANRMGFKVRIGQLKRSLTDGSVSSRRFVCSKEGHQVKSRTGCPALIRVQINESGKWVIDHFNENHNHNLEIGSGNRALSLQQNGAIPINSFPGVPSRPRTRLLGEANDEPTCPSIISNFKRQRKEELEGQPGIEPYIGQEFNSPDEAYQFYHAYAACVGFGIRIGQLVRSKNDGSVSARRFVCSKEGHQVKSRTGCKALIRVQINESGKWVIDHLNKNHNHNLEIGSGNRTPSLQLNDAIPINYFPEVPSRPRTRLLGEANDEFEGQSITEPYIGQEFNSPDEAYQFYHAYAAYVGFGIRIGQLFRSKNDGSITSRRFVCSEEGFPHPSRLVCGAYLRIKRLSSGKWVVDHLEKDHNHDLDAEMAGKANCLRASDSLTEEVNTGLVKGDLFRIDNYPVPRGGRQNHIRSDWYNMLLDYFQSRQAEDTGFFYAMEVDNGNSMSIFWADGRSRYSCSLFGDVLVIDTSYRESDYLVPLATFVGVNHHKQPVLLGCALIADESEEAFTWLFQTWLRAMSGRQPLSVIADQDIAIQRAIAKVFPVTHHRFSLWQIKANEQVNAGLMGDGFTKDYEKCVYQSQTVDEFDTTWNALLDKYGLKGNARLKEMYEKRASWVPLYLKGSFFAGIPMNGSVDSFFGAHLNAQTPQTEFIRRYERGIEQRREEERKEDFNASNFLPFIRTKEPAEEQCRRLYTLAVFKIFQKELLECYSYLGLKTYEEGGLSRYLVHRLGDDMKQHVVTFNASNLSISCSCQMFEYEGVLCRHALRVFQILELREVPSRYILHRWTRNAEDGVFPDIESWSSSQELNNLMMWSLRETASKYIDAGATSIDKYKLAYEILREGGRKLGWNG from the coding sequence ATGGCTGTAGAGGAGCATCCTGTTGGTACTCGACTGGCGATGAATAATGGAACTGGGGAGGCGGAAATGGATTTTTCTGGTGAGCTGCGGATAGGGTTAGAATTTGATTCGGCAGATGATGCACTTATGTTTTACACATCATATGCTAATCGAATGGGATTTAAAGTTCGGATTGGTCAGCTTAAGCGATCGTTAACTGATGGGTCTGTTTCTTCTCGAAgatttgtttgctcaaaggagGGACACCAGGTTAAGTCAAGAACAGGCTGCCCAGCACTCATAAGAGTACAAATAAATGAATCTGGAAAGTGGGTGATTGATCATTTTAATGAGAACCACAATCACAATCTAGAAATCGGAAGTGGAAACCGCGCTCTGTCGTTGCAGCAGAATGGTGCTATACCTATAAATTCTTTTCCTGGAGTACCTTCCAGGCCAAGGACAAGATTGCTTGGAGAAGCCAATGATGAACCCACTTGTCCCTCTATTATTAGTAATTTCAAGCGCCAAAGAAAGGAAGAACTTGAAGGACAGCCCGGGATTGAACCATATATCGGTCAAGAGTTCAATTCACCTGATGAAGCCTACCAATTTTATCATGCATATGCAGCATGTGTGGGTTTTGGGATCCGAATTGGTCAATTGGTTCGTTCTAAGAATGATGGGTCTGTTTCTGCTCGAAGATTCGTTTGCTCAAAAGAGGGACACCAGGTTAAGTCAAGAACAGGCTGCAAAGCACTCATAAGAGTACAAATAAATGAATCTGGAAAGTGGGTTATTGATCATCTTAATAAGAACCACAATCACAATCTTGAAATTGGAAGTGGAAATCGCACTCCGTCATTGCAGCTGAATGATGCTATACCTATAAATTATTTTCCTGAAGTACCTTCCAGGCCAAGGACAAGATTGCTTGGAGAAGCCAATGATGAATTTGAAGGACAGTCCATCACTGAACCATATATCGGTCAAGAGTTCAATTCACCTGATGAAGCCTACCAATTTTATCATGCATATGCAGCATATGTGGGTTTTGGGATTCGAATTGGTCAACTGTTTCGTTCTAAGAATGATGGGTCAATCACATCGCGCCGTTTTGTGTGCTCAGAAGAGGGGTTTCCGCATCCTTCAAGACTTGTTTGTGGGGCTTATTTAAGAATTAAGAGACTGTCATCAGGAAAGTGGGTAGTAGACCATCTCGAGAAAGATCATAATCATGATCTTGATGCTGAAATGGCAGGTAAGGCAAACTGTCTTCGTGCTTCTGATAGTTTGACAGAGGAGGTAAATACTGGACTGGTAAAAGGTGACTTATTTAGGATAGATAACTATCCTGTCCCTAGAGGAGGTAGACAAAATCACATAAGAAGTGATTGGTACAACATGCTTTTAGATTATTTTCAATCAAGACAAGCAGAAGATACAGGATTTTTCTATGCTATGGAAGTTGATAATGGTAATAGCATGAGCATATTTTGGGCTGATGGCAGATCTAGATATTCATGTAGTCTGTTTGGTGATGTCCTTGTCATAGACACATCATATCGAGAAAGTGACTATTTGGTACCATTGGCTACTTTCGTTGGAGTTAATCATCACAAGCAACCTGTGCTTCTGGGATGTGCTCTAATTGCTGATGAATCTGAAGAGGCTTTCACTTGGTTGTTTCAGACTTGGCTAAGGGCAATGTCTGGCCGACAGCCTCTGTCAGTGATAGCTGATCAAGACATTGCAATTCAGAGGGCAATAGCGAAAGTCTTTCCCGTAACTCATCATCGCTTTTCATTGTGGCAAATTAAGGCGAATGAACAAGTGAATGCAGGTCTGATGGGTGATGGATTTACAAAAGATTATGAAAAGTGTGTTTACCAGAGTCAGACAGTTGATGAATTTGACACCACATGGAATGCCTTACTCGACAAATATGGATTGAAGGGCAATGCTAGGCTAAAAGAAATGTATGAGAAGCGTGCATCCTGGGTTCCATTATATTTAAAGGGCTCATTTTTTGCTGGAATTCCCATGAATGGAAGCGTGGATTCATTCTTTGGGGCACATTTAAATGCCCAAACACCTCAAACAGAGTTCATCCGAAGATATGAAAGAGGTATTGAGCAACGCcgtgaggaagaaagaaaagaggaTTTTAATGCTTCTAATTTTCTGCCCTTTATACGAACAAAAGAGCCAGCAGAAGAACAATGCAGAAGGCTTTACACCCTTGCAGTattcaaaatatttcaaaaagaGCTCTTGGAGTGCTATAGTTATCTCGGGCTTAAAACATATGAAGAAGGAGGCCTCAGCAGATATTTGGTGCATAGGCTTGGAGATGATATGAAACAGCATGTAGTTACATTTAATGCATCCAATCTTAGCATTAGTTGCAGCTGTCAAATGTTTGAATATGAAGGTGTTCTTTGTAGACATGCCTTGAGGGTTTTCCAAATATTGGAATTAAGAGAAGTTCCTTCTCGCTACATCTTACACCGATGGACGAGAAATGCTGAAGATGGTGTTTTTCCTGACATAGAATCATGGAGTAGCTCTCAGGAACTAAACAATCTGATGATGTGGAGTCTAAGAGAAACTGCATCTAAATATATAGATGCTGGCGCAACATCCATCGATAAGTACAAACTTGCGTATGAGATATTGCGAGAGGGTGGGAGAAAGCTAGGCTGGAACGGGTGA
- the LOC130727024 gene encoding BI1-like protein gives MKNLFEEKVGGGASYSNVKSDDHELDIESGETLYPGLSLGENQLRWGFIRKVYGILSAQIVLTTLVSVLTVFYAPLNLLLRGNSPLLLFLVFLPFIFLIPLLRYQQKHPHNYILLGLFTVSISMTVGVTCANTDGKIVLEALILTSAVVSSLTGYAFWASKKGKDFSYLGPILFTCLFTLFLVGMMQMFFPLGPASHALYGGIGAMIFSGYIVYDTDNLIKRFTYDEYIGASVTLYLDILNLFLSILRILREANN, from the exons ATGAAGAACCTGTTTGAGGAGAAGGTAGGAGGAGGAGCTTCATACTCCAACGTGAAGAGCGATGACCACGAACTCGACATCGAATCAGGTGAAACCCTCTACCCGGGTCTCAGCCTCGGCGAGAATCAACTCCGATGGGGTTTCATCCGCAAGGTGTACGGCATCCTCTCCGCTCAGATCGTCCTCACCACCCTCGTCTCCGTCCTCACCGTCTTCTACGCTCCGCTTAACCTCCTCCTCAGGGGCAATTCGCCTCTCCTCCTTTTCCTCGTCTTCCTCCCCTTCATCT TTTTGATTCCGTTGCTCAGGTACCAGCAGAAGCATCCTCATAATTATATTTTGCTTGGGCTTTTTACCGTTTCGATTAGCATGACCGTTGGAGTTACCTGTGCTAACACCGATg GTAAAATTGTGCTTGAGGCTTTGATTTTGACATCTGCGGTGGTTTCATCTCTTACGGGATATGCCTTCTGGGCTTCAAAGAAGGGGAAGGATTTCAGCTACCTTGGCCCGATTTTGTTCACCTGCCTCTTTACCCTCTTCCTCGTTGGGATGATGCAG ATGTTCTTCCCTCTTGGCCCAGCATCACATGCTCTCTATGGTGGAATTGGTGCTATGATTTTCAGTGGTTATATTGTCTATGACACTGACAATCTGATCAAGCGCTTCACTTATGATGAATACATTGGGGCCTCTGTCACTCTTTATCTTGACATTCTGAACCTCTTCCTCTCCATCTTGAGGATTCTGAGGGAGGCAAACAATTAG